In the Arachis hypogaea cultivar Tifrunner chromosome 20, arahy.Tifrunner.gnm2.J5K5, whole genome shotgun sequence genome, ATCACCTTCCTCGTCCTGTATCCTGTTGCTTTACTCTCCTTGTGCTTTTGTCTGCGGTTGCACTTCTGATCAACAAGCAAGTGAGGATGGAATATTCTATTGCAGTTTATGTGAAGTTGAGGTTTGTACaagcattttaattttaataaaagccTTGTTCCTCGAAGATTATTGATAATTCGCGAATAATGTTGTGCAGGTCTTCAAGTACAGCAAGCATTGCAGAGTTTGTGACAAATGTGTCGATCGCTTTGATCATCATTGCCGAGTACGATAATCTgatttctcttttctttgcacATCAGCTGATGTATTTCTGAAAATCCCTTGTTTTTGGATTTTGCAGTGGCTTAACAACTGCATTGGGAAAAGGAACTACAGAAAATTCTTCACCCTTATGGTTGCTGCTCTCCTCTTGGTATGAAATATCGTTCAGTCCCCTGCTATCATTTGCATGTTTAAACCTTGCATTATCATCATATAAGCTCCACTACTACTTACTAATCCAACTGCATTCAAATATGATTCTAACAAAGCACTTTAGTCCCTTGTTATTGAAGCTCAAACAGGAGATGTAATGTTAGTAAGCGTCACCACCAGATGAGTCTAACAAAGCACTTTGTATTTCTTGGAAACCAAGGAATTTGCCAACTGAGCTATATATTTGGTTTTGCCAGTTTCCTTTCACATCATTGTTCTCCCTATGTCAAAAGTTGAAATGTCCTGAGTCACTTAGTAATTGTAGGAAACAGCATGCCAGAACTTAAAAGAGAAACTGAAATCTAGCTTTTTTAGTTCCTAGTTATTTTCATTTTGATTAACTATTGACAGGCATATACATGGTTTGTGCTACCTTGGGGTTGAGATTGCAGCTTATTCTTCAGTGGTTGACGGGGATACTTGTGCTTATCTGCTCTTTTGTTGAGAAGAAGAAATTTTCAGTTGATATATCTTTGAAGTTGGGAAGCAGTTTCTCTCTTGTTCCCTTTGTTATTGTGGTGGTAAGCATTCTGCTTCAACCAGTTTTATACTGGTTTATGCATCTTTTGAATGCTGAATAACGGCTTGATTGGTCTCTGTTTTCATTTTGGGATTTTGTAAAGGAAAATATTCAGTATTTTTACTGTTTCCTTCTCAGAATCCTAAAACAAGATTCGcagaaaaatgaaaacagaaaccaATCAGCTCTTATAAGTTATTTGAATTCTTCCTTTCTTTGTCCCTTTATATTAGTGAATCTATGGAGCAAATGAACTTGATAAACGGCTGTGATTCTTACGCATGGTGAACTTCCACTTTTCACAGGCTGTTTGCACCATGTTGGCCATGACTGCTACCTTGCCTCTTGCTCaacttttcttttttcatattcTTCTCATAAAAAAGGTAAGCCTGACATTTGTTTGCCACGTGAGAATTCGTTTACGTTTTGCGTGAaccatttatttaatttaagttGATAGGGGAGGTAAGATGCCTTCACATGCTATGCATCCCATTAGAGGCTTGAAGCTTGAAAAATACATGTCTATTTTTCACTGTGTTGGAATTAACTTTTATTTACAAGAGTGATGAAAGAAGGATCAAACTCTAGGCCATTCGCTAAAAGAGAATTTCGTACCAATCATGAATTATTTCCGCCCAAAACTTATCATCATTCTTATAATGGGCAGCTTGCATTATAAGGGAAAATAAATTGAAATGAAGATACGAGAAAGAGAGATCTAGATAGGAAATATAGGGGTACCAAGGGAGATTGATAGAACCAGCACTAGCAGAACTTGTAGATTTTATTGCTGCACAGGGATTGCCAATTAGCACTCCCTAGAAGATTCTACACAGTTGGAACTACCAACTCAGGGAGAGGAATTCTCTCCAGTTTCTAACAGAATTCACAGCAGAAAATGCCTAGTAAACTAAGCTAACTATAACCTAGCTATTTATAGGCAGTGAGGAATATGTCCAAATAAACTATCAGCCAGCTGGACCATGCTAACAACTCCTAAAACTGCCACTTAACTGCTACTTACCTCTCTTTTTGTAACACAGCTCAAACCTATTAGTAGTAGGCGCCTCTCTATCAGAGATCAATATATGGTTTTAGAAATAGAGGTGAATCTTGTTGAAATTCACCAAATCTGATGTGACCTGAGTGTGATTTGCCCTAAAATTATACTCCCTGAGCTCAGCGACTTTTATGTATTctgaattttatgattattgtgATACAACTCAGGGAATTAGCACATACGATTACATCATAGCTTTGAGGGAGCATGAGCACGAGCAGCAAGGAGTTGGGGAACAGCGTAGTCCCCAAATGTCACCTGTTAGCTCGCTTACTGGACTGAGCAGTGCCAGCTCCTTTACTACTTTCCATCGAGGTGCATGGTGCACACCCCCACAGATGTTCCTTGAAGATCAGGTAACCTTTTTTCCCCACTATATCCCTTTAGTCCTGCTTTATATGTTACTCTATTTTCAAATTATGGTCCATTGTCAAAAACATTTTTCCACAAGTGTGTCTCTATGTAGAAAGTTGAAGGGGAGAGTGAGGAGTAGTGTATTGCAAGGGAGAGAATAAGTGGGAAAGTTGACTAAAGGTAATTTTGTAAAATACGATTTATTTTTGTAACTTCAATAtttctccatcattttcttaagagtaaagtattatttccGTTCTCAACGTTTGGGCAAAATCCtaatttggtccctaacgttttaaacgtCCTAGTTCGgtcccaaaaaattttaaatggatTCAATGTTGTCTCACAGTTAAATTTGACATGAACAATTAGCATATTTAATAGTTAATATAATGTTCAATTTCAGTACGTAAATAAAATCGACCTACCAATAATCACTAATGTAAAAGCTTTTTCATTAATTATTCGAGTCAAATTTAACGGTGGGAAAATCATTTGAAATTTTTCGGTCCTGAAATAGGACGTTTGAAATGTTAGGGATTAAATTAGGATTTGGTTCAAACGTTGAtaaccaaaataatattttatccttTTCTTAATCTATGTGAACAGTAAAAATTGGATATAACTGAGGGTGCAAataattttctttctgtttttttttttttttccagtagGACCTCTGTAAAATGCCTTCAGATACTGGTGCTTAGGTATAATGTATGGTTTTGATGTGAAAATTTTGAATGGCATCATCTCACTGAACTTAGTTCTCGAAACTTTATTCTGAAAAAAAAACATCGCATTATAGTGACAAGTGATCAagggaaataaaaaatattaaaagaacatGTAATAATACTATGCCAATTTTCGGTTGTTCATGATCAAGATCTGTATAGTTGAAAGCGAGATTCCTTTGATATTTGATTTTGATCAATATTATGTATTGGGAATAGTATAATTTATCGACTTCTCAAAATATATTATGGCATGTGATAGTGTGTTATGCAGTTTGATGTAGTGCCCCCAGAAACAGCTTCTGTAAGTTCACTTGGAAAGAAGACAATCAGAGAAGAGCCGGTTAAGAAAAAGAATCCTGGAGCAGTCAAGATTAGTCCGTGGACATTAGCACGATTAAATAGAGAGGAGGTAACTAAGGCTGCAGCTGAAGCAAGAAAGAAATCGAAAATTCTACAGGCAGTGGCAAGACACAATGACGCATTCAGGCTAGCATCCGACCGCAGTTTTGGTAGCAGTGGGCGACGAATGGTCCCCAGGATCGAGAACAATAGAAGGCGGCCAGGTAAACGGCTCCGCCTTCCGGCTGACTTGCCTTTGGAAGCCCTACCGAAAATCCCTGCCAATAGCATTGATAATGGCTTCAGTGGAACATCTAGTCTGGCGCCGCAGTTTGAAGCCTGGAGCATGTTTCAAGCAAGTCATGCAGTGTCGAGTTCAGCTGGGGTTGTTGCTTCTTCTCCTGAAAGCAGTTTAGACTCGCCTGATATTCACCCCTTTCGAGTGTCTGCATCTAGAGCTGAAGAAGCAAGCTGGACAGGCGGTCTTTCAGCCGCTGCTGCtgctgttaggatttggttgaattagtcccacattgctcaggatagcaaatggagtgggtggcctaggctataaatatgaggctaagttctccatttgtttttgcaccagtcagaaacactttaagcttgtatctgatttttcttttcctctgtactttttattagagagtgttgtgaggtgtagttagatatttgctttgagagagtgttggtgtactggggtgccggtgagagaaagaagtctatgtgttgtaacaattttcacatagtgatattctctggttgtcatttgacaacggccgtggttttttctccggtaattggagtttccacgttaaattcttgtgttgtgattgtgtttattttatttctctgtcaaaggtgttttctcaagggggaatggtgtattattcccaacaagtggtatcagagcttcggttcggtgggatttattcttagtatgctctgtggttgcagcctagtctgaccttccacatcagaaaagaattttgtcctgtggcttgaggttgatctttggttgctgttgttgttgctggaaggcagtgtgacactgtgagagtgctgtttggaaaggttctggctaaggaaagacttggtatttaagtgtgtccattgtgacccacctctctttcctggggacccttcctagtgcacggttgagttatactattccagtatacggttgcaacaatgtcaggatattcaagtgctgtgaagcttgaaatagagaaatttgatggaagaatcaattttggcttgtggcaaatacaagtcaaggatgtgttgatacaatcaggtttgcacaaggcgttgaaggagaggaTCTCTGGTATGAAGGATGAAGAATGGGAGGAACTAGATTTGAGAGCTGCAAGTGCTATTCGCCTGTGTTTGGCTAAGAATGTTCTTGCAAATGTGCAAGGAATAAAAACAGCCAAGGAACTTTGGGATAAACTCGAAGGGTTGTATCAGTCAAAGGGCATCTCAAATCGGTTGTTATTGAAGGAGCAGTTCCATAATCTACGCATGGATCACAATGTGAAAATCTCCGACCATCTTAGTGCTATCAATGGTATTGTCTCTGAATTAGAGGCAATTGGAGTGAAAATTGATGATGAAGATAAGGCACTAAGGCTCATATTGTCTCTTCCCTCTTCCTATGAGTATATCAAACCTGTTTTAATGTATGGGAAGGAAACTCTGAATTTTGAAGAAGTTGCCAGTAAGCTCATTgctgaagaaagaagaatgaaaaatgagGGTAGCACTTCATCAGATTTGGCGCTTGTAGCTAGAAGTGACAATTATGGAAAAGGAAATCGTGGAAGGAGTGTAACATGCTGGAAATGTGGAAAGTCTGGGCATGTAAAGAGAAATTGTCCAGGTAATGCGGTTTCAGAAAAAGACTCTCAATCTGATACTTGTAatattgctctctctatgagagaagatgatgttctctagaagacaagaagtatcctcatggtattaccgcactgccatggataaggataagttgtggcaagcgggtccacaattgcacacgggcattggttggcgttgagatgcaaggtgtgtggcggagttaggtcgatggctgaagaacttccaggaaaagccaatttggaagttgcaccatgaattttcagcaaggtttcgatctgtaccaaggtgaaatgcttggagtggtctaattccaagtgagtatactttcatggtggagtatgatagttctctgaactatgattgtcggtatagacaatggcagcaaagaattgtcggtgttgacaatggaagctgaagatgtgtgactatttcaatcaaggtggagattgttaggatttggttgaattagtcccacattgctcaggatagcaaatggagtgggtggcctaggctataaatatgaggctaagttctccatttgtttttgcaccagtcagaaacactttaagcttgtatctgatttttcttttcctctgtactttttattagagagtgttgtgaggtgtagttagatatttgctttgagagagtgttggtgtactggggtgccggtgagagaaagaagtctatgtgttgtaacaattttcacatagtgatattctctggttgtcatttgacaacggccgtggttttttctccggtaattggagtttccacgttaaattcttgtgttgtgattgtgtttattttatttctctgtcaaaggtgttttctcaagggggaatggtgtattattcccaacagcTGCTAATCTGAAGGAAATCCCATTCTCAAGGTCAACTAGTGATGGGTACGAGGCATCCGGTGGCGAAGATAGTGACCGAGTTCCCACGAGGTTTGTTCAGAGATCTGCAAATTGGACTAATCTTGTCTGCAGGGCCGATCAAGATGAGAAACCTTTTGAGCTGAAATCCTCATCCACTTTGGTTCATAATAGAAAATTGTGATCAATTTGGATGATACTTGGACAAATATATTGTTTTGATTAATTTGAATGTGAACTGTTCATTTTTTGATTTGTGAGCCCAAAAAGAAAATGTACTAAAATTGAACATCCCTTAAAATTcctcacttgagtttgagtttgTTACCCCTCAATTAAAAAGTTTTGGAGGTGGGCTTTGATGCTGGAGATCAACTCCAGGATCTTTGTACAAAGTTTTAGGTCATAGTAAATTATTGAGGTTGAGCTTCCTATAAAATATTGTTGGTTGTGCTCTTTATTTTTCCCTTGACAAAAGTTCTTAGCACCTGAATTGGTTTGAAGGGAAATGATTTCTGCATCCTCATTTCCAACTTGGGTAGAAACATATACATGTACATACTGAATGTGTCCAATTGCTGACTCAACAGTGGCTGAATGTACATACTAACCGGATTGCATAAATATGAACTAAGCAACTAGTTTGTCAGATCAATATTCTTAAAGTTGGAGAAAAAATGTTAATGATTCCCAACTTGTTTATCAAATTCTTGAACTAGGTAGGTTGTATCGGCTTAGTTAAGACATACTTAATGTGTTGATTTCACATGCACCAATTTCACCGTCCCATCTTGCACCTTTAACGAGAAAACTGGTAATCCATTTCAATATATTTTATGCGGTCGTGGAAAGTAGGATTCTCGGCAATGTGAATGGATGTGTTTCTGTCACAAAAAATTAAGGAAGGATCCACCAGTACCTTAAAATCAGTCAGCAGCCTCATACTCCAAACTACTTTAGCAGTGACAATGGCAGGAGCTCCGTATTCAGCCTCAGTCGTGGATTTGGACACTGTATCCTGCTTCTTCAACTTCCAAGAAATCAAGGAATCTCCAAGAAAAAATGCAGTAAACTATGGTGGAACACCGCGTTTCTGCATAGCTTCCCCAATCAGTATCAC is a window encoding:
- the LOC112784471 gene encoding probable protein S-acyltransferase 22 isoform X2, translated to MITVLYSSFCFLHFVLYISTFFIFFKEEKMRKHGWQLPYHPLQVVAVAVFLALGFAFYVFFAPFVGKKMYQYIIMGLYTPLITCVFGLYTWCTAADPADPGVFRSKRYLKIGGELTTSMQDANASIVISEQKDASSPSSSCILLLYSPCAFVCGCTSDQQASEDGIFYCSLCEVEVFKYSKHCRVCDKCVDRFDHHCRWLNNCIGKRNYRKFFTLMVAALLLLILQWLTGILVLICSFVEKKKFSVDISLKLGSSFSLVPFVIVVAVCTMLAMTATLPLAQLFFFHILLIKKGISTYDYIIALREHEHEQQGVGEQRSPQMSPVSSLTGLSSASSFTTFHRGAWCTPPQMFLEDQFDVVPPETASVSSLGKKTIREEPVKKKNPGAVKISPWTLARLNREEVTKAAAEARKKSKILQAVARHNDAFRLASDRSFGSSGRRMVPRIENNRRRPGKRLRLPADLPLEALPKIPANSIDNGFSGTSSLAPQFEAWSMFQASHAVSSSAGVVASSPESSLDSPDIHPFRVSASRAEEASWTGGLSAAAAAAHIEIPFSRSTSDGYEASGGEDSDRVPTRFVQRSANWTNLVCRADQDEKPFELKSSSTLVHNRKL
- the LOC112784471 gene encoding probable protein S-acyltransferase 22 isoform X1, with protein sequence MITVLYSSFCFLHFVLYISTFFIFFKEEKMRKHGWQLPYHPLQVVAVAVFLALGFAFYVFFAPFVGKKMYQYIIMGLYTPLITCVFGLYTWCTAADPADPGVFRSKRYLKIGGELTTSMQDANASIVISEQKDASSPSSSCILLLYSPCAFVCGCTSDQQASEDGIFYCSLCEVEVFKYSKHCRVCDKCVDRFDHHCRWLNNCIGKRNYRKFFTLMVAALLLLILQWLTGILVLICSFVEKKKFSVDISLKLGSSFSLVPFVIVVAVCTMLAMTATLPLAQLFFFHILLIKKGISTYDYIIALREHEHEQQGVGEQRSPQMSPVSSLTGLSSASSFTTFHRGAWCTPPQMFLEDQCVMQFDVVPPETASVSSLGKKTIREEPVKKKNPGAVKISPWTLARLNREEVTKAAAEARKKSKILQAVARHNDAFRLASDRSFGSSGRRMVPRIENNRRRPGKRLRLPADLPLEALPKIPANSIDNGFSGTSSLAPQFEAWSMFQASHAVSSSAGVVASSPESSLDSPDIHPFRVSASRAEEASWTGGLSAAAAAVRIWLN